The following coding sequences are from one Pseudonocardia sp. EC080619-01 window:
- a CDS encoding TetR/AcrR family transcriptional regulator, translated as MEISRRSEVTPATRDGLLAAGAAELAENGSGTLTVRRVARRAGVSPATAYKVFASKEHLLSAVFLTHLRAAPDEDPTGPGAPVEERLARFVDDLVAGLAGGTALDTALRAVFLGRDPDVRRVRNSVVEDFELRFDRVCGDDLTGDARRAARLLFSGAMVLAGTGIEPADRMREDLVRAVRVLRAEARRDG; from the coding sequence GTGGAGATCTCCCGGCGCAGCGAGGTCACCCCGGCCACCCGGGACGGCCTGCTGGCGGCCGGCGCCGCCGAGCTGGCGGAGAACGGGTCGGGGACCCTCACCGTCCGCCGCGTCGCCCGACGGGCCGGAGTCTCCCCGGCGACGGCCTACAAGGTCTTCGCATCGAAGGAGCACCTGCTGTCCGCGGTGTTCCTGACCCACCTCCGGGCAGCACCGGACGAGGACCCCACCGGCCCCGGCGCGCCGGTGGAGGAGCGGCTGGCCCGGTTCGTCGACGACCTGGTCGCCGGGCTCGCCGGTGGGACGGCCCTGGACACCGCACTTCGCGCCGTCTTCCTGGGCCGGGACCCGGACGTGCGCCGGGTCAGGAACTCGGTGGTGGAGGACTTCGAGCTGCGCTTCGACCGGGTCTGCGGCGACGACCTGACCGGCGACGCACGCCGCGCGGCCCGGCTGCTGTTCTCGGGAGCGATGGTGCTGGCCGGGACGGGGATCGAGCCGGCGGACCGCATGCGGGAAGACCTGGTCCGTGCAGTCCGTGTCCTGCGGGCGGAGGCCCGCCGGGACGGCTGA
- a CDS encoding 2-C-methyl-D-erythritol 4-phosphate cytidylyltransferase, translating into MVDEVWAIVLAGGSGTRYGRLKQLEELAGLRLVDHTVAAARRTCDRVALVLPPGVVWDGEPVDLLAVGGDHQSASLRNALAVVPDSASVLVLADPAHPLAADRLFTDAVAEVRAGADGAVPVIPMLEVVQRVEDGVVVETLPKKDTWLAQSPQAFRADVLRAAHADAPRPVENSGMLAALGHRVVTVAGDPGNLHVATEEDLAVVRRLAAP; encoded by the coding sequence GTGGTCGACGAGGTGTGGGCGATCGTGCTGGCCGGTGGCAGCGGGACCCGCTACGGGCGGCTGAAACAGCTCGAGGAGCTGGCCGGGCTCCGGCTGGTCGACCACACGGTCGCCGCCGCGCGGCGCACCTGCGACCGGGTCGCGCTCGTGCTGCCGCCCGGGGTCGTGTGGGACGGCGAGCCCGTCGACCTGCTCGCCGTCGGCGGGGACCACCAGTCGGCATCGCTGCGCAACGCGCTGGCCGTGGTGCCGGACTCGGCGTCGGTGCTGGTGCTGGCCGACCCGGCGCACCCGCTCGCCGCGGACCGGCTGTTCACCGACGCCGTCGCCGAGGTGCGGGCCGGTGCCGACGGTGCGGTGCCGGTGATCCCGATGCTGGAGGTCGTGCAGCGGGTGGAGGACGGCGTGGTGGTGGAGACGCTGCCCAAGAAGGACACCTGGCTGGCGCAGTCGCCCCAGGCGTTCCGGGCGGACGTGCTGCGGGCCGCGCACGCCGACGCGCCCCGCCCGGTGGAGAACTCGGGCATGCTCGCCGCGCTCGGGCACCGGGTGGTGACGGTCGCGGGGGACCCGGGGAACCTGCACGTCGCGACGGAGGAGGACCTGGCCGTCGTGCGCCGGCTGGCGGCGCCGTGA
- a CDS encoding dynamin family protein gives MAVPEAVGLVDLALKAVSAYDRPDLAPRLTQAKTRLTDPAVRVLVVGEFKQGKSQLVNALVNATVCPVDDDIATAVPTLVRFGEDTTVTLVREEAGGERAERTPVPLEQLADHVSEGGNPGNRSGLTRAEVTLPRKLLQSGLVLVDTPGVGGLGSAHGAATMSALPTADAVLLVSDASQEYTSPEIDFLQAARKLCPNVACVVTKTDLYPHWRRIVELDEGHLRNARIEADLLPVSSALRLHAARTQDLDLIAESGFQALVSFLLRKVVSRADDLSRRSTSQDVLVTCQSLESSMRAELMSQNDPEKAGALAKDLEAARSRVDALRQRSARWQTTLNDGVADLIADIEYDLRDRLRAVSRDAEQLLEDADPADIWEQFAEWFHKQVSHAVAQNFVWTTERARWLAEQVADHFAEDIDVQLPDLRIAGGAVAGKVDALELPASENFGPGQKLFVGMRGGYGGLLMLGLASTFAGFALLNPLSIGAGLLFGAKTVRDEKKRLVQRRQADSKNAVRRHIDEVTFQVGKDSRDNLRQIQRELRDHFTVLAEELSESLKESVTAAQTAMKDDKERQKRVADLEAELERVGGLAERARSLAATVEASS, from the coding sequence GTGGCGGTACCGGAGGCGGTCGGCCTCGTCGACCTGGCCCTGAAAGCGGTCTCCGCCTACGACCGCCCCGATCTCGCGCCTCGGCTGACCCAGGCCAAGACCCGGCTGACCGACCCCGCGGTGCGGGTGCTCGTCGTCGGCGAGTTCAAGCAGGGCAAGAGCCAGCTGGTGAACGCGCTGGTCAACGCGACCGTCTGCCCGGTCGACGACGACATCGCGACCGCCGTCCCCACGCTGGTCCGGTTCGGTGAGGACACCACCGTCACCCTGGTCCGTGAGGAGGCGGGCGGTGAGCGGGCCGAGCGCACGCCCGTCCCGCTGGAGCAGCTGGCCGACCACGTCTCCGAGGGCGGCAACCCCGGCAACCGGTCCGGTCTCACCCGCGCCGAGGTCACCCTGCCGCGAAAGCTGCTGCAGAGCGGGCTCGTCCTCGTCGACACCCCCGGCGTCGGCGGGCTGGGCTCCGCGCACGGGGCGGCGACGATGTCGGCGCTGCCGACCGCGGACGCCGTCCTGCTCGTCTCCGACGCCAGCCAGGAGTACACCTCGCCGGAGATCGACTTCCTGCAGGCCGCCCGCAAGCTGTGCCCGAACGTCGCGTGCGTGGTCACCAAGACCGACCTCTACCCGCACTGGCGGCGGATCGTGGAGCTCGACGAGGGCCACCTGCGGAACGCCCGGATCGAGGCCGATCTGCTGCCGGTGTCGTCGGCGCTGCGGCTGCACGCGGCCCGTACCCAGGACCTCGACCTGATCGCCGAGTCCGGCTTCCAGGCGCTGGTGAGCTTCCTGCTGCGCAAGGTCGTGTCCCGGGCCGACGACCTGAGCCGCCGCTCGACCAGCCAGGACGTGCTCGTCACCTGCCAGTCGCTCGAGTCGAGCATGCGCGCCGAGCTGATGTCGCAGAACGACCCGGAGAAGGCGGGTGCGCTGGCGAAGGACCTCGAGGCGGCCCGGTCCCGGGTCGACGCGCTGCGGCAGCGGTCGGCGCGCTGGCAGACCACCCTGAACGACGGCGTCGCCGACCTGATCGCCGACATCGAGTACGACCTGCGGGACCGGCTCCGCGCCGTGTCCCGCGACGCCGAGCAGCTGCTGGAGGACGCCGACCCGGCGGACATCTGGGAGCAGTTCGCGGAGTGGTTCCACAAGCAGGTCTCGCACGCCGTCGCGCAGAACTTCGTGTGGACCACCGAGCGGGCCCGCTGGCTGGCCGAGCAGGTCGCCGACCACTTCGCCGAGGACATCGACGTCCAGCTGCCCGATCTCCGGATCGCGGGCGGCGCGGTCGCCGGGAAGGTCGACGCGCTGGAGCTGCCGGCGAGCGAGAACTTCGGCCCCGGCCAGAAGCTGTTCGTCGGGATGCGCGGCGGCTACGGCGGCCTGCTGATGCTCGGCCTGGCGTCGACGTTCGCCGGGTTCGCGCTGCTCAACCCGCTGTCCATCGGCGCCGGGCTGCTCTTCGGCGCCAAGACCGTCCGGGACGAGAAGAAGCGGCTCGTGCAGCGCAGGCAGGCCGACTCCAAGAACGCCGTCCGCCGGCACATCGACGAGGTCACGTTCCAGGTCGGGAAGGACTCCCGGGACAACCTGCGCCAGATCCAGCGCGAGCTCCGCGACCACTTCACGGTGCTCGCCGAGGAGCTCTCGGAGTCCCTCAAGGAGTCGGTCACGGCCGCCCAGACCGCCATGAAGGACGACAAGGAGCGGCAGAAGCGGGTCGCCGACCTGGAGGCCGAGCTGGAGCGGGTCGGCGGGCTCGCCGAGCGGGCCCGCTCGCTCGCCGCGACCGTGGAGGCGTCGTCGTGA
- a CDS encoding dynamin family protein encodes MSALTDQTRTLLRNTLDVYGDSPQAAGWLRHHLERFDEPLRVAIAGKVKAGKSTLLNALVGERIATTDAGECTRIVTWYADAAAPGVRMRPRGGGPERPLTLSRRDGALRIDLQGTPVENVDRLLVDWPSQHLRRTNLIDTPGIASLSSDTSARAGEFLTPEDAPSPADAVVYLMRHLHAGDVRFLEAFHDRGVARATPVNTIAVLSRADEIGVGRLDALTSARRIARRYRGDDKLRGLCQTVVAVAGLVAETARTMRQDEFVALSELAALPRADVEALLLSADRFGRTELDRPDSATRVRLLERFGLFGVRLASTLIRQGVKDPSALADDLVRRSGLDELRRVLDTQFSERRDLLKSRSALLAVDLVLTREPRPATAALRAEVERILAGAHEFVELRALSDLRAGKIVFPAEALADAERLLGGDGGSAVARLGLDDGAGPRDVHDAAADALRRWRRRAESPLTGRASAEAARIVVRSCEGLLAAPVHH; translated from the coding sequence GTGAGCGCGCTGACCGACCAGACCCGCACGCTGCTGCGGAACACCCTGGACGTCTACGGCGACTCGCCGCAGGCCGCGGGATGGCTGCGGCACCACCTGGAGCGGTTCGACGAGCCGCTGCGCGTCGCGATCGCCGGCAAGGTGAAGGCGGGCAAGTCGACGCTGCTCAACGCGCTGGTCGGGGAGCGGATCGCCACCACCGACGCGGGCGAGTGCACCCGGATCGTCACCTGGTACGCCGACGCGGCCGCCCCCGGCGTCCGGATGCGGCCCCGCGGCGGAGGCCCGGAGCGCCCGCTCACCCTGTCCCGCCGGGACGGCGCGCTGCGGATCGACCTCCAGGGCACACCGGTCGAGAACGTGGACCGGCTGCTCGTCGACTGGCCGTCGCAGCACCTGCGGCGCACCAACCTGATCGACACCCCGGGCATCGCGTCGCTGTCGTCGGACACCTCGGCCCGGGCCGGCGAGTTCCTCACCCCGGAGGACGCGCCGTCCCCGGCCGACGCCGTCGTCTACCTGATGCGCCACCTGCACGCCGGTGACGTGCGGTTCCTGGAGGCGTTCCACGACCGCGGCGTCGCCCGCGCGACGCCGGTCAACACGATCGCCGTGCTGTCCCGGGCCGACGAGATCGGCGTCGGGCGGCTCGACGCGCTCACCTCGGCGCGCCGGATCGCGCGCCGCTACCGCGGCGACGACAAGCTGCGCGGCCTGTGCCAGACCGTCGTCGCCGTCGCCGGGCTGGTCGCCGAGACGGCCCGGACCATGCGGCAGGACGAGTTCGTCGCGCTCTCCGAGCTGGCCGCGCTGCCGCGGGCCGACGTCGAGGCGCTGCTGCTCTCGGCGGACCGGTTCGGGCGCACCGAGCTCGACCGGCCCGACTCCGCCACCCGGGTCCGGCTGCTCGAACGGTTCGGCCTGTTCGGGGTGCGGCTGGCGAGCACGCTGATCCGCCAGGGGGTGAAGGACCCCTCCGCGCTGGCCGACGACCTCGTCCGCCGCTCCGGCCTGGACGAGCTGCGCCGGGTGCTGGACACCCAGTTCTCCGAGCGACGGGACCTGCTCAAGTCCCGGTCGGCGCTGCTGGCCGTGGATCTCGTGCTGACCCGCGAGCCGCGACCCGCCACGGCCGCGCTGCGCGCCGAGGTGGAGCGGATCCTCGCGGGGGCGCACGAGTTCGTCGAGCTGCGGGCGTTGTCCGACCTGCGCGCCGGGAAGATCGTCTTTCCGGCGGAGGCACTCGCCGACGCCGAGCGTCTGCTCGGTGGCGACGGCGGGTCCGCGGTCGCCCGGCTCGGTCTCGACGACGGCGCGGGCCCGCGCGACGTGCACGACGCCGCCGCCGACGCGCTGCGCCGCTGGCGCCGGCGCGCCGAGAGCCCGCTGACCGGGCGGGCCTCGGCGGAGGCGGCCCGGATCGTGGTGCGCAGCTGCGAGGGCCTGCTCGCGGCCCCGGTGCACCACTAG
- a CDS encoding IniB N-terminal domain-containing protein, whose amino-acid sequence MSAEKSLIQFILDLLKDPKLLAEFKDDPQGLLAQCGLSEVSADDVRDAIVLAQDNDDVSFDRSYNTGGSGHSGGGHHTPPPPPVEHGEDPVKYLDKYVTNNHYTYNVDDRDTIVDNSINQNIDTGGGDFRQDIETNSVVASGDGSVAAGRDISDSTITTGDDNVVGDGNNVVKGDDNTIAFGDGDATTVGDVSADDGSAVAVGGNASGSHDATGSFNETETNTSTSTDVSDSYNQDFSQDNDTSVVDNSETHNDLLSHNDVNANLAVDIL is encoded by the coding sequence ATGTCCGCTGAGAAGTCGCTGATCCAGTTCATCCTGGACCTGCTGAAGGACCCGAAGCTGCTGGCCGAGTTCAAGGACGACCCGCAGGGCCTGCTCGCCCAGTGCGGCCTGTCCGAGGTCTCCGCCGACGACGTGCGGGACGCGATCGTCCTGGCCCAGGACAACGACGACGTGTCGTTCGACCGCAGCTACAACACCGGTGGCTCCGGCCACTCCGGCGGCGGCCACCACACCCCGCCGCCCCCGCCGGTCGAGCACGGCGAGGACCCGGTCAAGTACCTCGACAAGTACGTGACCAACAACCACTACACCTACAACGTCGACGACCGCGACACCATCGTCGACAACTCGATCAACCAGAACATCGACACCGGCGGCGGCGACTTCCGCCAGGACATCGAGACCAACTCGGTCGTCGCGTCCGGTGACGGTTCGGTCGCGGCCGGCCGGGACATCTCCGACTCCACCATCACCACCGGCGACGACAACGTCGTCGGCGACGGCAACAACGTGGTGAAGGGCGACGACAACACGATCGCCTTCGGCGACGGCGACGCCACCACGGTCGGCGACGTCTCCGCCGACGACGGCTCGGCCGTCGCGGTCGGCGGCAACGCCTCCGGCTCGCACGACGCCACCGGCTCGTTCAACGAGACCGAGACGAACACCAGCACCTCGACCGACGTCTCGGACTCCTACAACCAGGACTTCAGCCAGGACAACGACACGTCGGTCGTCGACAACAGCGAGACCCACAACGACCTGCTGTCGCACAACGACGTGAACGCGAACCTGGCGGTCGACATCCTCTGA
- a CDS encoding GMC oxidoreductase encodes MQAISRRSVLAGAAATGLGLLGAGAAAAAPGRVPVRREEHRVVVVGSGFGGGVTALRFAEAGIPVTVLERGRRWPTGPDADTFPRPTRTPDERMIWMGSVTDPLDEQTTPLSLLLGGLGRGTPLGALGRYVGVLERVSGVGMDTFCAAGVGGGSLLYQGMSLQPTRELFETTMPSDLDYGLLAREHYPRVARMLRLATAPDELVESPTYAAARAFRHNAEAAGYDVEKIPMPIDWDFALRELRGEMAPSYTNGDCAFGVNNGGKHSVDVTYLAAAEATGLVTVAPQHQVTDVARTADGRYEVHVDRIATDGTVLERKILTTTALVLAAGTANTNRLLLRAREQGTIPDLPDALGENWGTNGDRICTWTSLTDDFGSPQGGPVVYGSKDWSDPATANTVIQASLPPLPDLRTTMTVGYGVSEGRGRYRWDPVRGEAVLHWPPDGDAALTRRIHERMNRIIGPGGVLLDTTYVVPTTWHPLGGACIGTVCDAAGRVYGQRGLYVLDGSLMPGTTAACNPSMTIAAVVERATDELVAADAGTVF; translated from the coding sequence ATGCAGGCGATCAGCCGCCGGTCGGTACTTGCCGGGGCCGCCGCCACCGGGCTCGGCCTGCTGGGGGCCGGCGCCGCGGCCGCCGCTCCCGGTCGTGTGCCCGTCCGTCGCGAAGAGCACCGGGTCGTCGTGGTCGGCTCCGGGTTCGGCGGCGGGGTGACCGCCCTGCGGTTCGCCGAGGCGGGCATCCCGGTGACGGTGCTCGAGCGCGGCCGTCGCTGGCCGACCGGCCCCGACGCCGACACGTTCCCCCGCCCGACCCGCACCCCCGACGAGCGGATGATCTGGATGGGGTCGGTCACCGACCCGCTCGACGAGCAGACGACACCGCTGTCGCTGCTGCTCGGCGGCCTCGGCCGGGGCACCCCGCTGGGGGCGCTGGGCCGCTACGTCGGTGTCCTGGAACGGGTCTCCGGCGTCGGCATGGACACGTTCTGCGCCGCCGGGGTCGGCGGCGGGTCGCTGCTCTACCAGGGCATGTCGCTGCAGCCGACCCGGGAGCTGTTCGAGACGACGATGCCGTCCGATCTGGACTACGGCCTGCTCGCGCGCGAGCACTACCCGCGGGTCGCGCGGATGCTCCGGCTGGCCACCGCACCGGACGAGCTGGTCGAGAGCCCCACCTACGCCGCCGCCCGCGCCTTCCGCCACAACGCCGAGGCTGCCGGGTACGACGTCGAGAAGATCCCGATGCCCATCGACTGGGACTTCGCGTTGCGCGAGCTGCGCGGCGAGATGGCGCCGTCGTACACCAACGGCGACTGCGCGTTCGGTGTCAACAACGGCGGCAAGCACTCGGTCGACGTCACCTACCTGGCTGCGGCCGAGGCGACCGGTCTCGTCACCGTCGCCCCGCAGCACCAGGTCACCGACGTGGCCCGGACCGCGGACGGCCGCTACGAGGTCCACGTCGACCGGATCGCGACCGACGGCACCGTCCTGGAGAGGAAGATCCTCACCACGACCGCGCTCGTGCTCGCCGCGGGCACCGCCAACACCAACCGGCTGTTGCTGCGGGCCCGCGAGCAGGGGACGATCCCGGATCTCCCGGACGCCCTCGGTGAGAACTGGGGCACCAACGGCGACCGGATCTGTACCTGGACCTCGCTCACCGACGACTTCGGATCGCCGCAGGGCGGACCGGTCGTCTACGGCAGCAAGGACTGGTCCGACCCGGCGACGGCGAACACCGTCATCCAGGCATCCCTGCCGCCGTTGCCGGACCTGCGCACCACGATGACCGTGGGCTACGGGGTCAGCGAGGGCCGCGGCCGCTACCGGTGGGACCCGGTCCGCGGGGAGGCCGTCCTGCACTGGCCCCCGGACGGCGACGCGGCACTGACCCGCCGCATCCACGAGCGGATGAACCGGATCATCGGTCCCGGCGGGGTCCTCCTCGACACCACCTACGTCGTCCCCACCACCTGGCACCCGCTGGGCGGTGCGTGCATCGGCACGGTGTGCGACGCCGCCGGCAGGGTGTACGGGCAGCGCGGTCTCTACGTCCTCGACGGATCGCTGATGCCCGGGACGACCGCGGCCTGCAACCCGTCGATGACGATCGCCGCCGTCGTCGAGCGCGCCACCGACGAGCTGGTGGCCGCCGACGCCGGCACGGTCTTCTAG
- a CDS encoding helix-turn-helix transcriptional regulator, whose product MRVTGDRIADDAVRAVLERTAGSPMLVDRLLASGATTGAVPAGLAEQIGYVVDAEDPRVVDLVTATALGAPSDSEVLVPLLGLADAAGSGIDELDELVPRAAAAGLCTPDGRVVPLVGEVVRGRVAPARRTELRRSLAEIELDRGGSVLAVARMLRGSGATGDRAAAVFAAAAAEAARSEHPDAVRFYAEAVAAGTPPLAVAAHRAASHLVAGDLDGALGHADAVLSATDAVEPDDAVRAGSVAAAVLARRGLLARSAELYRWTAAVAGEGMPAAAVPVLIGTGALAEAREVVDGAGGFVPGRAPTLVDGADDLTARGMLDSVQGSPTAALSGLARAAGLLESAHGAALLPDTPAALAALVAVHTGEFDVASSVLDRALRTGLGGAPARPRHRLLLGWIALLRGATGPAAERLAAVDTASGDRPLEPRDEFLAASLQVAIARRNSDVGALMRSWTRARQAIVRHPVDLFVLQPLGELVTAATRLREESWVRPHLDEATALLDRLGRPALWGAPLHWAQLQAAVMVDDVDTARAHTEALEREAGGSRFAHAMAAAAPHWVGVLENRIDAAAVEEAARGLHAVGLSFDGGRLAGQAALRTDDRRAVSALLACARALQAAGADVRAAPAEDAGRAEPVPAGPGGTAAPSVPRGSEPAAPSPAVPGNGTGGTGEPGGNGSAEPPSLLSERELEVAELVVQGRTQKEIGEALFISAKTVEHHVARIRQRLGAGSRSELLDGLRRILEDRRG is encoded by the coding sequence GTGCGGGTCACCGGGGACCGGATCGCCGACGACGCGGTCCGCGCCGTCCTGGAGCGCACCGCGGGCTCCCCGATGCTGGTGGACCGGCTGCTGGCCTCCGGCGCGACGACCGGTGCGGTGCCGGCCGGGCTCGCCGAGCAGATCGGCTACGTCGTCGACGCCGAGGACCCGCGCGTCGTCGACCTCGTGACCGCGACCGCGCTCGGCGCGCCGTCCGACAGCGAGGTGCTGGTGCCGTTGCTGGGCCTCGCCGACGCCGCCGGGTCGGGCATCGACGAGCTCGACGAGCTGGTGCCGCGCGCCGCCGCGGCCGGCCTGTGCACCCCCGACGGCCGGGTGGTCCCGCTGGTCGGCGAGGTGGTGCGGGGACGGGTCGCGCCCGCCCGGCGCACCGAGCTGCGGCGCTCGCTGGCCGAGATCGAGCTCGATCGCGGGGGGAGCGTGCTCGCCGTCGCCCGGATGCTGCGCGGCTCGGGTGCGACCGGTGACCGGGCGGCCGCGGTGTTCGCCGCCGCGGCGGCCGAGGCCGCCCGCTCCGAGCACCCCGACGCCGTCCGGTTCTACGCCGAGGCCGTCGCCGCCGGGACCCCGCCGCTGGCCGTGGCCGCCCACCGGGCGGCGTCGCACCTGGTCGCCGGGGACCTCGACGGGGCGCTCGGTCACGCCGACGCCGTGCTCTCCGCGACCGACGCCGTCGAGCCCGACGACGCCGTCCGTGCCGGGTCGGTGGCCGCCGCGGTGCTCGCGCGCCGCGGCCTGCTCGCCCGCAGCGCGGAGCTCTACCGGTGGACGGCGGCGGTGGCCGGTGAGGGCATGCCCGCCGCGGCCGTCCCGGTCCTGATCGGGACCGGCGCGCTGGCCGAGGCCCGCGAGGTCGTCGACGGCGCGGGCGGGTTCGTCCCGGGCCGGGCTCCGACCCTCGTCGACGGGGCCGACGACCTCACCGCCCGCGGCATGCTCGACTCGGTCCAGGGTTCGCCGACGGCGGCGCTGTCCGGTCTGGCGCGTGCCGCAGGGTTGCTGGAGAGCGCGCACGGTGCGGCGCTGCTGCCCGACACCCCGGCCGCGCTCGCCGCGCTGGTCGCGGTGCACACCGGTGAGTTCGACGTCGCGTCCTCGGTGCTGGACCGTGCCCTGCGCACCGGCCTCGGCGGCGCCCCGGCCCGGCCGCGGCACCGGCTGCTGCTGGGCTGGATCGCGTTGCTGCGCGGGGCGACGGGGCCGGCGGCCGAGCGGCTCGCGGCCGTCGACACCGCGAGCGGTGATCGCCCGCTGGAGCCGCGCGACGAGTTCCTGGCCGCGTCGCTGCAGGTCGCGATCGCCCGCCGCAACTCCGACGTCGGCGCGCTCATGCGGTCCTGGACCCGGGCCAGGCAGGCGATCGTGCGGCACCCGGTGGACCTGTTCGTCCTGCAGCCGCTCGGCGAGCTGGTCACCGCGGCGACCCGGCTGCGCGAGGAGAGCTGGGTCCGCCCGCACCTCGACGAGGCGACCGCGCTGCTGGACCGGCTCGGGCGTCCCGCGCTGTGGGGGGCACCGCTGCACTGGGCGCAGCTGCAGGCGGCCGTCATGGTCGACGACGTCGACACCGCCCGTGCCCACACCGAGGCCCTCGAGCGGGAAGCGGGTGGAAGCCGGTTCGCCCACGCCATGGCCGCCGCGGCGCCGCACTGGGTCGGGGTGCTGGAGAACCGGATCGACGCGGCGGCCGTCGAGGAGGCGGCCCGCGGGCTGCACGCGGTCGGCCTGTCGTTCGACGGCGGCAGGCTCGCCGGGCAGGCAGCGCTGCGCACCGACGACCGGCGTGCCGTGTCCGCGCTGCTGGCCTGTGCACGGGCGCTGCAGGCGGCCGGAGCGGACGTGCGGGCCGCCCCCGCCGAGGACGCCGGTCGCGCGGAACCCGTCCCCGCCGGGCCGGGCGGCACCGCGGCGCCGTCCGTGCCACGGGGGAGCGAGCCCGCCGCGCCCTCCCCCGCCGTACCGGGGAACGGGACGGGCGGCACCGGGGAACCGGGCGGCAACGGGAGCGCGGAGCCGCCGTCGCTGCTGTCCGAGCGTGAGCTGGAGGTCGCGGAGCTCGTCGTCCAGGGCCGGACCCAGAAGGAGATCGGCGAGGCGCTCTTCATCTCGGCGAAGACCGTCGAGCACCACGTCGCGCGGATCCGGCAGCGGCTCGGCGCCGGCAGCCGCAGCGAGCTGCTGGACGGACTCCGCCGGATCCTCGAGGACCGCCGAGGCTAG